One Desulfovibrio fairfieldensis genomic window carries:
- a CDS encoding acyl-CoA thioesterase has protein sequence MRIFTQEIIVEAQDIDIQKRVSNLCYVQWMQDLAIQHSTSVGWSMERYEAVGQSWVVRQHTISYKRPAFLGEVITAATWVSAFAPRQSLRRYLFWRGADKTLLAEAETNWVYIDLKSGRPIRLPDELRAAFETVEDNSEVLRLLRK, from the coding sequence ATGCGCATATTTACACAAGAAATTATAGTCGAAGCTCAGGATATTGACATTCAGAAGCGTGTGAGCAATCTGTGCTATGTGCAGTGGATGCAGGATTTGGCAATACAGCACTCCACTTCCGTGGGCTGGAGCATGGAGCGCTACGAGGCCGTGGGCCAGAGCTGGGTGGTCAGGCAGCACACCATTTCCTACAAGCGCCCGGCGTTTCTGGGCGAAGTCATCACGGCGGCCACCTGGGTTTCTGCATTCGCGCCACGGCAGAGCCTGCGCCGCTATCTGTTCTGGCGCGGCGCGGACAAGACGCTGCTTGCCGAGGCGGAAACCAACTGGGTCTATATCGACCTTAAAAGCGGCAGGCCGATCCGACTGCCCGACGAGCTGCGCGCAGCGTTTGAAACAGTTGAAGACAACAGCGAGGTTTTGAGGCTGTTGCGGAAATAG